A window of the Tiliqua scincoides isolate rTilSci1 chromosome 5, rTilSci1.hap2, whole genome shotgun sequence genome harbors these coding sequences:
- the LOC136653835 gene encoding olfactory receptor 4N5-like — translation MEHGNHTVVTEFILQGLSQRWELQVFFAVLLLLFYIIILPGNILIIVTIWNDPRLGSPMFFFLASLALLDICYSCVTPPKMMTNLFSGLKTISYQACIAQIFFIHFLGGAEICLLIAMAVDRYVAICHPLRYATFVTRLVCRSLVLGSWAGGFVHSMIQIILIIPLPFCGPNELDNFFCDVTQLIKLACTNTYALEFAMFVNSGLVTTTCFILLLISYGVLLVKVRKGSIEGKSKASSTCVTHIIIVFIMFSPAIYIYCRPFQDFPFDKVVAFFHTVVFPLMNPMIYTLRNKEIKAAMWRRMKKWRLVPSSKESLTWWSLDVHILVTWLDSHLYFELYQVLQCVQKA, via the exons ATGGAACATGGGAATCATACAGTGGTGACAGAGTTCATTCTCCAGGGACTGTCACAGAGATGGGAACTTCAGGTGTTCTTTGCTGTCCTTCTCTTACTCTTCTACATCATCATCCTACCTGGAAATATCCTCATCATTGTGACTATTTGGAATGACCCTCGTCTGGGATCccccatgtttttcttcttggccAGCCTGGCTTTGCTGGACATTTGCTACAGCTGCGTCACCCCTCCGAAAATGATGACCAATCTCTTCTCTGGCCTTAAAACCATCTCCTACCAGGCCTGCATAGCTCAGATTTTTTTCATCCATTTTCTGGGTGGGGCTGAGATCTGCCTCCTTATTGCCATGGCTGTGGATCGATacgtggccatctgccacccactgcgtTATGCTACTTTTGTGACCAGACTGGTTTGCCGGTCCTTAGTGCTAGGTTCATGGGCTGGAGGTTTCGTGCACTCCATGATCCAGATTATTCTCATAATCCCACTTcctttctgtggccccaatgaaCTAGACAACTTCTTCTGTGATGTTACTCAGCTTATCAAGCTTGCTTGCACCAACACTTATGCATTAGAGTTTGCCATGTTTGTCAATAGTGGTCTGGTCACCACCACttgcttcatcctcctcctcatctcatACGGAGTCCTGCTGGTCAAAGTGAGAAAGGGCTCCATTGAAGGAAAGAGCAAGGCTTCCTCCACCTGTGTCACTCATATCATCATCGTCTTCATCATGTTCAGTCCTGCCATCTATATCTACTGTCGTCCTTTCCAGGACTTTCCCTTTGACAAGGTGGTGGCCTTCTTCCACACTGTGGTCTTCCCCTTGATGAACCCCATGATCTACACCCTGAGGAACAAGGAGATCAAAGCTGCTATGTGGAGACGGATGAAGAA GTGGCGTTTGGTCCCATCCAGCAAGGAAAGTCTTACATGGTGGAGCCTTGATGTGCATATTCTTGTCACATGGCTAGACTCTCACTTATATTTTGAACTATATCAGGTGCTCCAGTGTGTCCAGAAGGCATAG